The DNA segment GGTACACGCTGGGCGTCGGCCGGTTGCTTCAAGCCTATTGCAAGTGGGCGGAAGGACAGGCCAAGAACCAGCTCGATTTGCTTCTGCTGGGCCTCGGCCCGATCTTCGCCTTGGGCCTTCTGCTGTGGGCGCTGCCGGCGTGGATCGGCAAGCCCATCGCCTTCGTGCTCTCACTGCCAGCGCTCTACATCATCTTCCTGGTGCTGCGCGCCTACGCGATTCGCGGGGGCCGGCGCTGATGAAGGCCCTGCGGATTCCTGATGGAACCGTCGAAGCGTTGAAGTGGCTCGCACTGGTTCTCATGACCGGCGATCACGTCAACAAGTACCTGTTCAACGCGACGCTGCCGGTGCTGTTCGAGGCCGGCCGCGTGGCGCTCCCCCTTTTCGTGTTCGTCCTGGCCTACAACCTGGCCCGGCCGGGCACGCTCGAACGCGGCGTGTACGGCCGCACCATGTCGCGCCTGGCGATGTTCGGCGCGCTGGCCTCCGTGCCCTTCGTGGCCCTCGGCGGCCTGTACGCCGGTTGGTGGCCGCTCAACGTGATGTTCACGCTGCTGGTCGTCACGGCCACGGCTTACCTGGTCGAACGTGGCGGCAAGCTGCACCTGGCGGCCGCCGGCGTGGTGTTCCTGGTCGGCGGCAGCTCGGTCGAATATTGGTGGCCGGCCGTGGCTTTCGGCCTGGCGGTGTGGTCGTACACGCGCCGGCCGAGCTGGGCCGCCGCGGCGGTCGCGGTGCTGGCCTGCGCGGCCCTGTGGTTCGTCAATCGCAACCTGTGGGCCTTGGCAGCCCTGCCGGTGCTCTTCCTGGCCTCGCGGGTGGATGTGCGCGTGCCGCGCCTGCGCTGGGCCTTCTACGCCTATTACCCGCTGCACCTGGCCTCGCTCTGGTTGATCCGCATCCCCATGAGCAAGGCCGGCTACCTGTTCTTCTGATTGGAGTCCTGCCCCATGCGAAAACCCGTTCTTCTGGCCCTCTCTCTGGCGTTCCTGGTCAGCGCGCAAAGCGCACTGGCCGCCGGCGACGCCGGCAACTTCGGCACGCCGATCAAGTCCGGCGTATCGGTGTCCTTCCCCGACAGCAGCGCGACATTCCAGCCGACGCCAGAGGCCCTGGAGCTGCTGGCCGACGCTAGGAATGCGGCGATCATCTACATCAGCGGGCGCACCAGCACACTACGGCCCAGCGCGGCCGATGAGGCCCTTGCACTACGCCGTGCGCTCTCGGCCAGGTCGTACTTGGTGGCGCGCGGCGTCTCGCCGCTCAAGATCATGGTGAACTTCGCATCGGCCGCCGATTTCGTGGCAGACAACTCGACGGCCGAGGGCCGGCGCGAGAACCAGCGCGTGGACATTGAGGTGGTCTACATCCCCACCTACTGAGCGATCCGGCATCGCCATTCCTGGCGGTGCTGCAGGACGCTCCAGCAGCTTCGCATCGTCGGCTCTGACGATGCAGGCCCGGCCGGCTTCCCTTGACAGCATCGCCATTTCTGACGATGCTGGCCAAGTCCCGATTTACTCCAGGAAGAAGGCCATGAGATACCCCGGCGGCAAGGGCGGTGCCGGCGTCTACCAGACGATCATCAACAACATCCCGCCTCACGACACGTACATCGAAACGCACCTGGGCGGCGGCAACATCCTGGAGCGCAAGCGGCCCGCTGCCCGCAGCGTCGGCATCGACGTTGATCCCGAGGTGATCGAGGTCTGGCAGCAGCTCGACGTGCCCGGCCTGGAGCTGCACCACGGCGACGCCGTGGCCTGGCTGGAGTCCCACCAGTTCACCGGCTCCGAGTTCGTCTACGCCGATCCGCCCTACGTGATGGACAGCCGGCGCGGCGGCAAGCTATACCGCCACGAATACGACGACGCCGACCACGTGCGGCTGCTCGACGTGCTGGCCGGCTTGCCGTGCGCGGTGATGGTGTCGGGCTACAGCTCAACGATCTATGACAGCTCTCCCTTGGCGTCATGGAGAACCATCGACTTCAACGCGATGACGCGCGGCGGCATCGCTATCGAACGGCTGTGGATGAACTACCCCGAGCCGGCCGAGCTGCACGATCTGCGCTACCTCGGCAGCAACTTCCGCGAGCGCGAGCGCATCAAGCGGAAGAAAGCCCGCTGGCAAGCGAAGCTCGCCAAGCTCGATCCGCTGGAGCGGGCGGCGATCATGGAATGCCTGCGCGAGCTGGAGGCGGCCGAGTAGGTCACGCCTGCGCCTGGTTGTGCAGCGCCCATACGCGCTTGACCTGGCTTTCACTGCACCCGGCCAGCCTGGCCGTCTCTGGAATGCTGTGGCCTGCGCTGCGCAGCGCCACGATGCGTTCATGCACCTTTGTGTTGGCCTTGCGGCCGGTGTAGCGGCCGGCGTCCTTCGCCAGCTCGACGCCCTGCCGCTGCCGCTCGCGGCGATCCTCGTAGTCGTCGCGGGCCATCTGCAACGCCAGCTTCAAAAGCATGTCCTGGATCGACTCCAGCACCACCTTTGCCACGCCCTTCGCCTCGGCGGCCAGGTCGGATAGATCGACCACGCCAGGGACAGCCAGGCGCGCGCCCTGGGCGCGGATCGAGGCCACGAGGCGTTCGGCCTCGGGCAGCGGCAGGCGGCTGATGCGGTCGATCTTCTCCGCAACGACGACTTCACCGGGTTGCAGGTCGCCGATCATGCGCAGCAGCTCGGCGCGATCGGCGCGAGCGCCCGAAGCCTTCTCGCGGTAGATGCCGGCGACGTAGAAGCCGGCGGCCCTGGTGCTCTCCACGATGGCGGCCTGCCTGGTCAAGTCCTGCTCGTCGGTGCTGACGCGCAAGTAGATGCGCGCGACCTTGAAAGCGACGCCGGCGGCCTGGTGCTCGGTCGGCGTCCGCATGATGCGGTCGGCACCTTCGACCAGGCCATCGCCGCCGACGCGCAGCGGTGGCGTCTTGGCGAGCGCCTGGCGCGCTGCGCGTGACTGGCGCGGCATGGCCGCAATCTGTGTTTCCTGGGCGGTGCGCGGCGTGATGATCGCGCTGCGCTTCGCCTTGGTCTTGCCTTGTCATTTTCAGAAGACGTCTGCACCAGTTCATGAGGCTGGCCGCCCCGTGTGCAGCCGACTTCTGACCGGGTCGTGTCAGCAGTCCTATGCACGAAACTCCAAGAAGGGCGGAAATTGCGCAGAACTTCCCTGCACGACGTTGCGGAACGGCTTGGCTTGCGCTATGGTTTCATGCGCAGTATCATGTAACCATACATGCAACCAATGGAGAGCACCATGCCATCAATTCACGAATCAAAGGTAGCCCGACACCGCGAACGGATGCGCGCGGCGGGGCTGCGGCCTGTGCAGTTTTGGGTGCCGGACACCCGTTCGCCTGAGTTCACGGCGCAAGTGCGCAAGCAATGCCAAAGCCTGAAGGGCGACCCAGCAGAAGCAGAGGTTTTGCGCTTCACCGAAGAGGCGGCATCGCACGTTGAGGGCTGGGAGTGATGCAGCGAGGCGACCTCGTGACGGTTTCATTGCAGGGTGACTACGGCAAACCACGACCAGCCCTGATCGTTCAATCAGACCTACTAACCGACTTGGAAAGCGTTGTGCTGTGCCCAGTGACAAGCGACCTGCGCAATGCCGCGTTTCGCGTCACCGTGGAACCGAATCCAGCTAACGGGCTGCGCGCACTATCGCAAGTTATGGTGGACAAGCTCTCGACGCTACCGCGCACCAAAATCAGTGAACCGTTTGGCCGCCTCGACGATGAGCGAATGAAAGCAATAGATAGGGCGCTCCTGTTGGTCGTTGGCGTTATTTGACCCGGTGCCGGAAAAATCTGGGATTCCGGCTTACTCGGTATCGCGCCGGAATTTTCGGCGGTTCCGGCTTAAGTCGGTTCGCTGTTCCATTGCGCCGGGATGGCGGCACATGCGCCGCCTTGTCCGTCAAACGATCATTAGTCGGCCAAGCCGGTCACTGTCCGGCAATGCGCTTGAATAACGGGTTGTCGGACATTATGATAGGCGGACGGAAAAACGGACAAAAGGGGCGGTAATGGCACTCATCGGCTATGCGCGGGTATCGACGGCTGAACAGGACACCGCCTTGCAGACGGATGCACTGCGCAAGGCGGGCTGCGAGCGCGTCTTTGAGGACACGGCTTCCGGGGCCAAGGCCGACAGGCCCGGCTTGGCCGCCGCGCTGGCCTATCTGCGCGACGGCGACGTGCTGGCCGTCTGGCGGCTGGATCGGCTCGGGCGCTCGATGCCACACCTCATCGAGACAATCGGCGCGCTGGAAGCGCGTGGCGTCGGCTTCCGGTCGCTGACAGAAAGCATTGACACCACCACACCGGGCGGGCGGCTCATCTTCCACGTGTTCGGCGCGCTGGGCCAGTTCGAGCGCGACTTGATCCGTGAGCGCACCAAGGCCGGGCTGACCGCTGCCGCCGCTCGCGGGCGCAAGGGCGGGCGCAAGCCGGTTGTCACTGCCGACAAGTTGCAGCGGGCGCAGGAGCATATTGCCAACGGGCTGAACGTCCGGGAGGCTGCTACACGGCTCAAGGTGAGCAAGACGGCCCTATACGCCGCGCTGCAAGGCGGGAGCGAGCAACCATGAGCCGCAAGCAAAGCAGTGCCTTCGTCACGACCAGAAAGGGCTTTTGCTATCTCACGGTCAAAGTCGGCAGGAGCAATTACAACATCATGCGGATTCGCAATTACACGCTTGAGCCGCAGGACAAGCGAGACATGCGCCGGTTGTATCCCGACTATCTCTTTGACTGGAAGAAGATCGGCCAGCAGCTTGCCGAAAAGATGACCTTGCCCCCGGAAAGTGGAGTTCTTGAGCCTTGTTCAAAATACGACCAAGGAGTCAAGAAATGTCA comes from the Acidovorax sp. T1 genome and includes:
- a CDS encoding OmpA family protein — protein: MRKPVLLALSLAFLVSAQSALAAGDAGNFGTPIKSGVSVSFPDSSATFQPTPEALELLADARNAAIIYISGRTSTLRPSAADEALALRRALSARSYLVARGVSPLKIMVNFASAADFVADNSTAEGRRENQRVDIEVVYIPTY
- a CDS encoding recombinase family protein, whose amino-acid sequence is MALIGYARVSTAEQDTALQTDALRKAGCERVFEDTASGAKADRPGLAAALAYLRDGDVLAVWRLDRLGRSMPHLIETIGALEARGVGFRSLTESIDTTTPGGRLIFHVFGALGQFERDLIRERTKAGLTAAAARGRKGGRKPVVTADKLQRAQEHIANGLNVREAATRLKVSKTALYAALQGGSEQP
- a CDS encoding antitoxin MazE family protein, coding for MESTMPSIHESKVARHRERMRAAGLRPVQFWVPDTRSPEFTAQVRKQCQSLKGDPAEAEVLRFTEEAASHVEGWE
- a CDS encoding DNA methylase, translated to MRYPGGKGGAGVYQTIINNIPPHDTYIETHLGGGNILERKRPAARSVGIDVDPEVIEVWQQLDVPGLELHHGDAVAWLESHQFTGSEFVYADPPYVMDSRRGGKLYRHEYDDADHVRLLDVLAGLPCAVMVSGYSSTIYDSSPLASWRTIDFNAMTRGGIAIERLWMNYPEPAELHDLRYLGSNFRERERIKRKKARWQAKLAKLDPLERAAIMECLRELEAAE
- a CDS encoding TraX family protein, whose product is MKALRIPDGTVEALKWLALVLMTGDHVNKYLFNATLPVLFEAGRVALPLFVFVLAYNLARPGTLERGVYGRTMSRLAMFGALASVPFVALGGLYAGWWPLNVMFTLLVVTATAYLVERGGKLHLAAAGVVFLVGGSSVEYWWPAVAFGLAVWSYTRRPSWAAAAVAVLACAALWFVNRNLWALAALPVLFLASRVDVRVPRLRWAFYAYYPLHLASLWLIRIPMSKAGYLFF
- a CDS encoding type II toxin-antitoxin system PemK/MazF family toxin, producing MQRGDLVTVSLQGDYGKPRPALIVQSDLLTDLESVVLCPVTSDLRNAAFRVTVEPNPANGLRALSQVMVDKLSTLPRTKISEPFGRLDDERMKAIDRALLLVVGVI
- a CDS encoding recombinase family protein, translated to MRTPTEHQAAGVAFKVARIYLRVSTDEQDLTRQAAIVESTRAAGFYVAGIYREKASGARADRAELLRMIGDLQPGEVVVAEKIDRISRLPLPEAERLVASIRAQGARLAVPGVVDLSDLAAEAKGVAKVVLESIQDMLLKLALQMARDDYEDRRERQRQGVELAKDAGRYTGRKANTKVHERIVALRSAGHSIPETARLAGCSESQVKRVWALHNQAQA